CAGACCTCCTTCGCCTCCGTTTACGTGTATCCCGAGTTTGATGATGACATCGAGGTGGAAATCGATGCCAAAGACCTCAAAATAGATACCTACCGTTCCAGCGGCGCCGGGGGACAGCATGTCAACACTACCGATTCGGCGGTCCGCATCACCCATCTGCCTACGGGAATCGTGGTTTCCTGCCAGAACGAACGCTCCCAGATCCAGAACCGCGAAAAAGCCATGGCCATCCTGCGTTCCCGGCTCTACCAATTTTATGAGGAACAGCGCGAAGCCGAAAAGAAAAAGGAAGAGACAGGCAAAACCGATATCGGCTGGGGTAACCAAATCCGTTCCTACGTGTTCCAACCCTACCAGATGGTGAAGGACCTGCGCACCAAATATGAGGTGGGAACTGTGGACCGCGTGATGGACGGCGACCTGGACGGCTTCATCTACGCCTGGCTGAAATACAAGGCCCAGCAGAAAATGCAGTGAGCACCGCGTGAACTATAAGAAGCTGTTGCCCCGCCTCGACCTGGACCGTCTGCCTGCCCACGTGGGTATCATCATGGACGGCAACGGCCGCTGGGCAGGTCAGAAAAAGCGTCCCCGCATGTACGGCCACCGCGCCGGCGCCAGGGCCGTGCGCCAGGTGGTGGAGCTTGGCGTGGAGCTGAAGCTGGGCTACATCACCTTCTATGCCTTTTCCACCGAAAACTGGAGCCGCCCCGAAGAGGAGGTGGAGGGCTTGCTGAAGCTGCTCAAGGAATTTCTGGTGAAAGAGATCCGGGAACTGCACAGCCAGAACATCTTCGTGAACATCATCGGCAGCGAGGAGCGCCTCGATCCCGCTTACCTGGCCGAAATCAGGCAAATCGCGGCGGTCACCCGCCACAACACCGGCCTCACGGTGAACATGGCCTTCAACTACGGTGGCCGCACCGAGATCGTGGACGGCATCAAGAACCTCTTTCAACAAAACGCCGACAACCCCGACGCGATCAGAAACCTGACCCCGGAAACTTTCAACCAGTACCTCTACACCGCCGGCCAGCCCGATCCGGACCTCATCATCCGCACCAGCGGCGAAAGCCGGATTTCGAACTTCCTGCTCTGGCAGGGGGCGTATTCGGAAATCTACATCACAGACACCCTCTGGCCGGATTTTGACAAAGCCGCCTTCATCCAGGCCATGATCAATTTCCAGGGCCGAAAACGCCGCTTTGGAGGGGTTCAGAACCTATGACCACGCTGCAAAAGAGAATCGCTGTTTCTGTGGTCTTCATCCCCCTGATCCTGGCCGCCCTGTGGTTCGGCGGCCCCTGGCTGATAATCTTTTTCGCCCTGGCGGTGCTGCTTGGTTCAGGCGAATACATCTCCATGCTGCGCCGGGCCAAGTATCCGGTGCCCTGGCTCTGGATCGCCGCCTCGCTGGCCTCATACGCCCAGATAGTTTTGTTGCCTGGCTTTGAGCTGGTCACCGTCTGGGTTCTGCTGCTGCTGGCTTTTCTGGAGGCCCTGCTGCGCTGGGACGCCCAAAAGTCTGTCCTCCAGGCCGCTCTGGAACTCTTCGGGGTACTCTACGCCGCCTTTCTGCCCGCTCTCTGCGTGAGGCTGGGGCTGGAGCATCAGGAATCCCGCCTCCTTTTT
The DNA window shown above is from Candidatus Cloacimonadota bacterium and carries:
- a CDS encoding peptide chain release factor 2 gives rise to the protein QTSFASVYVYPEFDDDIEVEIDAKDLKIDTYRSSGAGGQHVNTTDSAVRITHLPTGIVVSCQNERSQIQNREKAMAILRSRLYQFYEEQREAEKKKEETGKTDIGWGNQIRSYVFQPYQMVKDLRTKYEVGTVDRVMDGDLDGFIYAWLKYKAQQKMQ
- the uppS gene encoding di-trans,poly-cis-decaprenylcistransferase, with protein sequence MDGNGRWAGQKKRPRMYGHRAGARAVRQVVELGVELKLGYITFYAFSTENWSRPEEEVEGLLKLLKEFLVKEIRELHSQNIFVNIIGSEERLDPAYLAEIRQIAAVTRHNTGLTVNMAFNYGGRTEIVDGIKNLFQQNADNPDAIRNLTPETFNQYLYTAGQPDPDLIIRTSGESRISNFLLWQGAYSEIYITDTLWPDFDKAAFIQAMINFQGRKRRFGGVQNL
- a CDS encoding phosphatidate cytidylyltransferase yields the protein MTTLQKRIAVSVVFIPLILAALWFGGPWLIIFFALAVLLGSGEYISMLRRAKYPVPWLWIAASLASYAQIVLLPGFELVTVWVLLLLAFLEALLRWDAQKSVLQAALELFGVLYAAFLPALCVRLGLEHQESRLLFGLVILIWCADSLAYFVGMKWGKKRGIVKISPNKSLEGFLAGALAPFVIVTILYIGELYGDLTLLLLTAFAAGFVGQLGDLAESTLKRFCQVKDSSNLIPGHGGILDRSDSILMAGSFLYCATQIIQQVR